One segment of Gadus chalcogrammus isolate NIFS_2021 chromosome 8, NIFS_Gcha_1.0, whole genome shotgun sequence DNA contains the following:
- the LOC130388329 gene encoding protein disulfide-isomerase TMX3-like: MKTTVILTVLLGMTAVSAYVEELDDTFMETKEETEIWLIEFYSPWCAFCKQLDPVWHAIGSELRSLGSPVRVGKSDATAHTGLAKEFKVRGYPAIMMLKNDRKYNYEGPRTKDGIMDFANRVAGPDVRGLPSQQMFQHVMSRQPVMFVYIGASSPLKGNYTAAAKELIVHTYFFSAGRDILPKDVNIPKLPAVAVFKEDTVLTYNEETDGDLKMWINRERFRSYSKIDSYTLYSMGDTGKMVALALVDDRASWEKSRRYKSLVEQVALNHKELYSKDFYFGYMEGGDYVKGLVMGEVLMPSIIVLNLSNDGYFLPPIVMETEQHLMDFLNGVLDKSFECQGGSGVSQRVRRLVYEARNTLTPLFERAPMVGCVVLSIPVVGVALICYMGYKWKVPSQGEKDGQEALPGAQIEESPGKSGAIEQKKKSAAEKKSD; encoded by the exons ATGAAGACCACCGTTATATTGACAG TGCTGCTCGGCATGACCGCTGTGTCCGCCTATGTGGAGGAACTAGATGATAC gTTTATGGAAACCAAAGAAGAGACAGAAATATGGCTGATAGAG TTCTACTCCCCCTGGTGTGCGTTCTGCAAGCAGCTGGACCCGGTGTGGCACGCCATCGGCTCGGAGCTCCGGAGTCTGGGCTCGCCCGTCCGCGTCGGCAAGTCGGACGCCACGGCTCATACTG GCCTTGCCAAAGAATTCAAAGTCAGAGGCTATCCTGCTATCATGAT GCTGAAGAACGACAGGAAGTATAACTATGAAGGTCCCAGGACCAAGGACGGCATCATGGACTTTGCTAACCGGGTCGCCGG GCCCGATGTCCGAGGCCTACCCAGTCAACAGATGTTTCAACATGTTATGAGCAGACAGCCTGTCATGTTCGTTTACATCGGCGCTTCATCCCCtctgaag GGAAATTACACGGCTGCAGCCAAGGAGCTGATCGTCCACACCTACTTCTTCTCCGCTGGCCGGGACATTCTGCCCAAG GACGTCAACATCCCTAAGCTGCCTGCCGTCGCAGTCTTCAAAGAAGACACGGTCCTGACCTATAACG AGGAGACGGACGGGGATCTGAAGATGTGGATCAACAGGGAGAGGTTCAGAAGCTACTCCAAGATCGACAGCTACACCCTGTACTCCATGGGAGACACAG GTAAAATGGTGGCCTTGGCTCTGGTGGACGATAGAGCCTCGTGGGAGAAGAGCAGAAG ATATAAAAGTCTGGTGGAGCAAGTGGCACTGAACCATAAGGAGTTATACAGCAA ggacttttattttggttaCATGGAGGGAGGTGACTACGTTAAAGGACTGGTGATGGG TGAGGTGCTGATGCCCTCCATCATCGTGCTGAATCTGTCCAATGACGGGTACTTCCTGCCACCCATCGTCATGGAGACGGAGCAACACCTCATGGACTTCCTGAACGGAGTCCTGGACAAAAGCTTTGAG TGCCAGGGAGGCAGTGGTGTGAGTCAGCGTGTCAGGAGGTTGGTGTACGAGGCCAGGAACACACTGACA CCCTTGTTTGAGCGGGCTCCGATGGTGGGCTGTGTGGTGCTCAGCATCCCTGTGGTGGGGGTGGCGTTGATCTGCTACATGGGATACAAGTGGAAGGTTCCCTCCCAGGGGGAGAAGGACGGACAGGAAGCCCTTCCTGGCGCCCAGATAGAAGAGAGTCCGGGGAAGAGCGGCGCCATAGAGCAGAAAAAGAAGAGCGCTGCAGAGAAAAAGAGTGATTAG
- the LOC130388323 gene encoding zinc finger protein 354B-like isoform X2, whose protein sequence is MHSVKEQYRDINPVTVNVIEANVTSSLYCGAVHGLDAPGADLVEAFLVELYRCRVCQFTSSLKSSIKTHLLNSHDDLPPAMASSGFEEEEAVVMEQIAPRTPDSPYHLELELTSESNHSDDDPMDHMGLDRMSFLLPMYGILPSMSPRSCDMGMSSNCDGGLQVAETCEVSTLFEDEDDEEEEEEEGADGEEPTIFQLKASCPLVRPPNQLDDQLAQSAHLMTLGLCRISKTPNVSTPPAQVPASVLDDKVAPPASADPLGSRGPAGQQGVKAEERPASGGCRRCGRRMRRQGKTKSGKTQSCRACQRSDRTQHAGDVRAPHRHSQTLTATAQSTKAAAEHHTHTPNAQRAGKGKRHTLSIQSSGTHTEGTRTDRTRTPKAFACSRDAWLSGVFCDYKGAAVVTHKTEEEIDRRLSPRLTDTPSSYQPTRGRSHNGAESTQPHRTRKQSRSPEGNTGSKKKAPKETIGRRDLCCLLCDRKFCSRLTLRRHMGIHQGSKPYSCQLCPYRSRLKASLLQHNRIHTGEKPFQCPDPGCSYASIDRSSLLRHSRTHTQQKPYHCQHCSYSCIQKKCLDLHARRHHTGESFPCQQCPYSSPDRQLLLRHVQRHHLPLAALP, encoded by the exons ATGCATTCTGTGAAGGAGCAGTACAGGGACATAAACCCCGTGACGGTGAACGTTATAGAAGCGAACGTCACGTCGAGTCTGTACTGCGGCGCGGTCCACGGGCTCGATGCCCCTGGTGCTGATCTAGTCGAAGCCTTTCTCGTAGAACTGTATCGCTGCAGGGTGTGTCAGTTCACAAGCAGCCTGAAGAGCAGCATCAAGACCCATTTGCTGAATTCCCATGACGACCTGCCTCCCGCGATGGCCTCCTCCGGctttgaggaagaggaagctgtAGTGATGGAGCAAATAGCCCCCCGCACCCCCGACTCTCCCTATCACCTGGAACTCGAGCTCACGTCCGAGTCCAATCACAGTGACGATGACCCCATGGATCACATGGGTCTGGACCGCATGTCCTTCCTGCTGCCCATGTACGGCATTCTGCCCAGCATGAGTCCACGATCATGTGACATGGGCATGAGTTCGAACTGTGACGGTGGTCTTCAAGTGGCGGAGACCTGTGAG GTCAGCACTCTGTTTGAGGATGAAgatgacgaagaggaggaggaggaggagggggcagatGGAGAGGAGCCCACCATCTTCCAACTGAAGGCCTCCTGCCCCCTGGTCCGCCCACCCAACCAGCTGGACGACCAGCTGGCCCAGTCCGCCCACCTCATGACCCTGGGGCTCTGCCGGATCTCCAAGACCCCCAACGTGTCCACTCCCCCGGCTCAGGTGCCCGCTTCTGTGCTGGATGACAAGGTGGCCCCGCCTGCGTCCGCGGACCCGCTGGGCTCCAGAGGGCCAGCTGGCCAACAGGGGGTGAAGGCAGAGGAGAGGCCGGCCAGCGGAGGGTGTCGACGGTGTGGCCGGAGAATGAGGAGGCAGGGGAAGACGAAGAGCGGCAAGACGCAGAGCTGCCGTGCGTGCCAGCGCTCCGATAGAACCCAGCACGCCGGTGACGTGCGAGCACctcacagacactcacagacactCACCGCTACCGCACAAAGCACCAAGGCAGCTGCTGagcaccacacgcacacacccaacgCGCAGAGAGCTGGCAAGGGCAAGCGACACACATTGAGCATACAGTcgtcaggaacacacacagagggcacACGGACAGACCGCACACGCACGCCAAAGGCATTCGCGTGCAGCCGCGACGCATGGCTGAGCGGTGTGTTCTGTGACTACAAAGGTGCAGCGGTTGTCACAC ACAAAACTGAGGAGGAAATCGATCGCCGCCTCTCACcaagactgacagacacacctTCTTCTTACCAACCAACCAG ggggcggagccacaaTGGGGCAGAATCCACCCAACCTCACAGGACCAGGAAGCAGAGCAGAAGCCCAGAGGGGAACACGGGATCGAAGAAGAAAGCCCCCAAGGAGACCATTGGTCGAAGGGACCTGTGCTGTCTGCTCTGTGACAG GAAGTTCTGCAGCAGGCTGACCCTGCGTCGTCACATGGGCATCCACCAGGGTAGCAAGCCTTACAGCTGCCAGCTGTGCCCCTACCGCAGCCGCCTCAAGGCCTCCCTGCTGCAGCACAACCGCATCCACACAG GGGAGAAACCGTTCCAGTGTCCTGACCCGGGCTGTTCCTACGCCTCCATTGACCGCAGCTCCCTGCTGCGtcactcccgcacacacacacagcagaaaccCTACCACTGTCAGCACTGCTCCTATagctg CATACAGAAGAAGTGTCTGGACCTCCACGCCCGCCGCCACCACACGGGCGAGTCGTTCCCATGCCAACAGTGTCCGTACTCCAGTCCGGATCGCCAGCTCCTTCTGCGACACGTGCAACGGCACCACTTACCCCTCGCAGCGTTACCATGA
- the LOC130388323 gene encoding zinc finger protein 674-like isoform X1 has protein sequence MHSVKEQYRDINPVTVNVIEANVTSSLYCGAVHGLDAPGADLVEAFLVELYRCRVCQFTSSLKSSIKTHLLNSHDDLPPAMASSGFEEEEAVVMEQIAPRTPDSPYHLELELTSESNHSDDDPMDHMGLDRMSFLLPMYGILPSMSPRSCDMGMSSNCDGGLQVAETCEVSTLFEDEDDEEEEEEEGADGEEPTIFQLKASCPLVRPPNQLDDQLAQSAHLMTLGLCRISKTPNVSTPPAQVPASVLDDKVAPPASADPLGSRGPAGQQGVKAEERPASGGCRRCGRRMRRQGKTKSGKTQSCRACQRSDRTQHAGDVRAPHRHSQTLTATAQSTKAAAEHHTHTPNAQRAGKGKRHTLSIQSSGTHTEGTRTDRTRTPKAFACSRDAWLSGVFCDYKGAAVVTHKTEEEIDRRLSPRLTDTPSSYQPTSRGRSHNGAESTQPHRTRKQSRSPEGNTGSKKKAPKETIGRRDLCCLLCDRKFCSRLTLRRHMGIHQGSKPYSCQLCPYRSRLKASLLQHNRIHTGEKPFQCPDPGCSYASIDRSSLLRHSRTHTQQKPYHCQHCSYSCIQKKCLDLHARRHHTGESFPCQQCPYSSPDRQLLLRHVQRHHLPLAALP, from the exons ATGCATTCTGTGAAGGAGCAGTACAGGGACATAAACCCCGTGACGGTGAACGTTATAGAAGCGAACGTCACGTCGAGTCTGTACTGCGGCGCGGTCCACGGGCTCGATGCCCCTGGTGCTGATCTAGTCGAAGCCTTTCTCGTAGAACTGTATCGCTGCAGGGTGTGTCAGTTCACAAGCAGCCTGAAGAGCAGCATCAAGACCCATTTGCTGAATTCCCATGACGACCTGCCTCCCGCGATGGCCTCCTCCGGctttgaggaagaggaagctgtAGTGATGGAGCAAATAGCCCCCCGCACCCCCGACTCTCCCTATCACCTGGAACTCGAGCTCACGTCCGAGTCCAATCACAGTGACGATGACCCCATGGATCACATGGGTCTGGACCGCATGTCCTTCCTGCTGCCCATGTACGGCATTCTGCCCAGCATGAGTCCACGATCATGTGACATGGGCATGAGTTCGAACTGTGACGGTGGTCTTCAAGTGGCGGAGACCTGTGAG GTCAGCACTCTGTTTGAGGATGAAgatgacgaagaggaggaggaggaggagggggcagatGGAGAGGAGCCCACCATCTTCCAACTGAAGGCCTCCTGCCCCCTGGTCCGCCCACCCAACCAGCTGGACGACCAGCTGGCCCAGTCCGCCCACCTCATGACCCTGGGGCTCTGCCGGATCTCCAAGACCCCCAACGTGTCCACTCCCCCGGCTCAGGTGCCCGCTTCTGTGCTGGATGACAAGGTGGCCCCGCCTGCGTCCGCGGACCCGCTGGGCTCCAGAGGGCCAGCTGGCCAACAGGGGGTGAAGGCAGAGGAGAGGCCGGCCAGCGGAGGGTGTCGACGGTGTGGCCGGAGAATGAGGAGGCAGGGGAAGACGAAGAGCGGCAAGACGCAGAGCTGCCGTGCGTGCCAGCGCTCCGATAGAACCCAGCACGCCGGTGACGTGCGAGCACctcacagacactcacagacactCACCGCTACCGCACAAAGCACCAAGGCAGCTGCTGagcaccacacgcacacacccaacgCGCAGAGAGCTGGCAAGGGCAAGCGACACACATTGAGCATACAGTcgtcaggaacacacacagagggcacACGGACAGACCGCACACGCACGCCAAAGGCATTCGCGTGCAGCCGCGACGCATGGCTGAGCGGTGTGTTCTGTGACTACAAAGGTGCAGCGGTTGTCACAC ACAAAACTGAGGAGGAAATCGATCGCCGCCTCTCACcaagactgacagacacacctTCTTCTTACCAACCAACCAG tagggggcggagccacaaTGGGGCAGAATCCACCCAACCTCACAGGACCAGGAAGCAGAGCAGAAGCCCAGAGGGGAACACGGGATCGAAGAAGAAAGCCCCCAAGGAGACCATTGGTCGAAGGGACCTGTGCTGTCTGCTCTGTGACAG GAAGTTCTGCAGCAGGCTGACCCTGCGTCGTCACATGGGCATCCACCAGGGTAGCAAGCCTTACAGCTGCCAGCTGTGCCCCTACCGCAGCCGCCTCAAGGCCTCCCTGCTGCAGCACAACCGCATCCACACAG GGGAGAAACCGTTCCAGTGTCCTGACCCGGGCTGTTCCTACGCCTCCATTGACCGCAGCTCCCTGCTGCGtcactcccgcacacacacacagcagaaaccCTACCACTGTCAGCACTGCTCCTATagctg CATACAGAAGAAGTGTCTGGACCTCCACGCCCGCCGCCACCACACGGGCGAGTCGTTCCCATGCCAACAGTGTCCGTACTCCAGTCCGGATCGCCAGCTCCTTCTGCGACACGTGCAACGGCACCACTTACCCCTCGCAGCGTTACCATGA